Proteins co-encoded in one Malus domestica chromosome 09, GDT2T_hap1 genomic window:
- the LOC103443664 gene encoding zinc finger CCCH domain-containing protein 62 isoform X3, producing the protein MAAPEQSKNRRYEEKDEDLWEIGESESDPEYDSDESMKDPTYSILEETHAKFSNLSIKGKSKARIVKDNDVGSEAEVDGQEVVVPELDEKDRQSFENVQKIIEARQIEKLKVEQCKLYLRKNGLRLTGNKDTLILRIKEHLEILNGGGEKKYPASTFVLNCKGDACTGDVVMFEQHVYEMFDIASRSGKGPPCGTRIVAGRIVKESYGAAKQQHTFTIEVLWSKGEKPLPPLHPLLIKGRNLYRLKTLRQKWEDEGERQKVLMEKHSRGSLARSDREARVQEKEMRKVLKTNRVSRKGGPKKNESQLNSTSVLKSSHQPQQSVSFVNSANLHQPVGISVGSGNMKAGAQQLGLFSHSSKPATQPHQSESTAYSQKPATGPPAISSGFFVDSRKVTFQPQLRRNTTMQDRYFNQASQNLDTSRNPNNIQRVYNRTGEALVNIYDNKSNAHTVQGISFQGHQRQPLASVNHFLPTSPRGQKLMCRHYAQGRCYYGERRKFSHENEVREERWSQQQSYYGERCKFSHENEVREERWSQLQSYYGERCKFSHENEVREERWSQQQSYYGEGCKFSHENEVREERWSPQQSYYGERCKFSHENEVREERWSQQQSYYGERCKFSHENEVREERWPPQQRNFELSWRQRQIFHENEVREERWSQQQSYYGKRCKFSHENEVREERWPPQQRNFELSWRQRQIFQ; encoded by the exons ATGGCTGCTCCTGAGCAATCCAAAAATCGTCGATACGAAGAAAAAGATGAAGACTTGTGGGAAATCGGAGAGTCCGAGTCCGACCCAGAATACGATTCGGATGAGTCAATGAAGGACCCGACTTACAGCATTCTCGAAGAAACCCACGCCAAATTCTCAAATCTCTCGATCAAGGGTAAATCAAAGGCTCG AATTGTTAAGGATAATGATGTCGGTAGTGAAGCAGAAGTTGATGGACAGGAGGTGGTTGTGCCTGAGCTGGACGAGAAGGATagacaaagctttgaaaatgtTCAAAAGATTATTGAAG CTAGACAGATTGAGAAACTGAAAGTGGAGCAATGTAAGCTGTACCTTAGGAAGAACGGGTTGAGACTCACCGGAAATAAAGACACGCTTATTCTGCGCATTAAGGAGCATTTAGA GATTTTGAATGGTGGGGGTGAGAAGAAGTACCCGGCATCtacctttgttttgaattgtaAAG GGGATGCATGCACTGGTGATGTCGTCATGTTTGAACAACATGTTTATGAAAT GTTTGACATAGCATCGCGGAGTGGAAAAGGCCCTCCATGTGGAACAAGGATTGTTGCAGGTAGGATTGTGAAAGAAAGCTATGGAGCTGCTAAACAGCAGCACACCTTTACA ATTGAAGTACTCTGGAGCAAAGGGGAGAAACCACTTCCTCCACTCCATCCCCTCCTAATTAAGGGCCGGAACCTGTACCGGTTGAAAACTTTGAGACAG AAATGGGAAGATGAAGGGGAGAGGCAGAAAGTCTTGATGGAAAAGCACTCTAGGGGATCTCTTGCTAGGTCTGACAGGGAAGCACGGGTCCaagagaaggaaatgaggaaAGTGCTCAAGACAAATCG GGTTTCAAGAAAGGGAGGACCGAAAAAGAACGAGTCTCAGTTGAACTCAACCTCGGTGCTGAAATCATCTCATCAACCTCAACAATCTGTTTCATTTGTTAACTCAGCAAACCTACATCAACCAGTTGGTATATCTGTTGGTTCAGGAAACATGAAAGCGGGAGCTCAGCAGTTGGGATTGTTTTCTCATTCATCAAAACCAGCAACTCAACCTCACCAATCAGAATCTACTGCCTATTCACAAAAACCAGCCACAGGACCTCCAGCTATAAGCTCGGGCTTTTTTGTTGATTCCAGAAAAGTGACATTTCAGCCTCAACTGAGAAGGAACACTACAATGCAAGATAGGTATTTCAACCAAGCTTCTCAGAACTTGGATACGAGTAGAAATCCAAACAACATACAAAGAGTGTATAATAGAACCGGAGAGGCTCTGGTTAACATCTATGACAACAAATCCAATGCTCATACTGTCCAAGGAATTTCATTCCAGGGTCATCAAAGACAGCCGTTGGCAAGTGTAAACCACTTCCTTCCCACGAGTCCGCGAGGGCAAAAGCTAATGTGCCGACATTATGCTCAGGGTCGATGTTACTATGGAGAAAGACGCAAGTTTTctcatgaaaatgaagtgaggGAAGAGAGGTGGTCCCAGCAGCAAAGTTACTACGGAGAGAGATGCAAGTTTTctcatgaaaatgaagtgaggGAAGAGAGGTGGTCTCAGCTGCAAAGTTACTACGGAGAGAGATGCAAGTTTTctcatgaaaatgaagtgaggGAAGAGAGGTGGTCTCAGCAGCAAAGTTACTACGGAGAGGGATGCAAGTTTTctcatgaaaatgaagtgaggGAAGAGAGGTGGTCTCCGCAGCAAAGTTACTACGGAGAGAGATGCAAGTTTTctcatgaaaatgaagtgaggGAAGAGAG GTGGTCTCAGCAGCAAAGTTACTACGGAGAGAGATGCAAGTTTTctcatgaaaatgaagtgaggGAAGAGAGGTGGCCTCCGCAGCAAAGGAATTTTGAGTTATCATGGAGACAGCGGCAAATTTTccatgaaaatgaagtgaggGAAGAGAGGTGGTCTCAGCAGCAAAGTTACTACGGAAAGAGATGCAAGTTTTctcatgaaaatgaagtgaggGAAGAGAGGTGGCCTCCGCAGCAAAGGAATTTTGAGTTATCATGGAGACAGCGGCAAATTTTCCAATGA
- the LOC103443663 gene encoding peroxisomal (S)-2-hydroxyacid oxidase GLO4-like produces MASEPVNVNEYQELARQALPKMYYDFHTGGAEDQHTLKENVEAFRRITLRPRILVDVSRIDMSTTVLGYKISAPIMLAPTSMHQLAHPEGEVATARAAAACNTIMILSSISSCTVEEVASSCNSVRFFQLYVFKRRDISAQIVRRAEENGYKAIVLTVDAPRPGRREADIKNKMVAPQLRNFEGLISTKVDTDKGSNLEAFAKGAYDASLCWEDIGWLKSITNLPILIKGVLTHEDARKAVEVGVAGIVVSNHGARQLDYTPSTISILEEVVHAVGGKVPILFDGGVRRGTDVFKALALGAQAVLVGRPVVYGLAADGERGVRRVIEMLKNEFELTMALSGCPSIRDITRSHVKTESDKLHSML; encoded by the exons ATGGCATCCGAACCCGTCAATGTGAATGAGTACCAGGAATTGGCTAGGCAAGCGCTTCCGAAAATGTACTATGATTTTCACACTGGGGGAGCTGAGGACCAGCACACGCTAAAAGAGAACGTTGAAGCATTTCGCAGAATCAC GTTGCGGCCTAGAATTCTCGTTGATGTTAGCAGAATAGATATGTCAACTACCGTATTGGGTTACAAAATTTCAGCGCCTATAATGCTTGCTCCTACTTCTATGCATCAGTTAGCTCACCCCGAAG GAGAGGTTGCCACTGCTAGAGCAGCAGCTGCATGTAACACCATAATG ATTTTGTCCAGTATATCTAGCTGCACTGTGGAGGAGGTTGCTTCCAGCTGCAATTCTGTTCGGTTCTTTCAACTATAT GTTTTCAAGAGGCGAGATATATCAGCTCAGATAGTTCGCAGAGCTGAAGAAAATGGATACAAGGCTATTGTCCTAACGGTTGATGCTCCCAGACCTGGTCGAAGAGAGGCAGACATAAAGAATAA AATGGTAGCACCTCAATTGAGGAATTTCGAAGGCCTTATATCAACCAAAGTAGACACT GATAAGGGGTCGAACTTGGAAGCTTTTGCCAAAGGGGCCTATGATGCTTCTCTGTGCTGGGAG GACATAGGATGGCTGAAATCTATCACAAACTTGCCAATTCTAATCAAGGGGGTACTCACTCATGAAGATG CAAGAAAGGCTGTGGAAGTAGGTGTTGCTGGCATTGTTGTCTCGAACCATGGAGCCCGCCAACTCGATTATACTCCCTCCACTATTTCTATCCTggaagag GTGGTTCATGCTGTTGGAGGAAAAGTTCCTATTCTTTTCGATGGAGGAGTACGCCGAGGAACAGACGTGTTCAAGGCGTTAGCTCTTGGTGCACAAGCTGTCCTT GTGGGAAGGCCTGTTGTCTACGGCCTTGCAGCAGACGGAGAACGGGGAGTGAGGCGGGTGATCGAGATGCTGAAGAACGAGTTTGAGCTCACAATGGCCCTTTCTGGCTGTCCTAGCATCAGGGATATCACCAGGAGCCATGTGAAAACAGAAAGTGATAAACTCCATTCAATGCTCTAA
- the LOC103443664 gene encoding zinc finger CCCH domain-containing protein 62 isoform X4, whose translation MAAPEQSKNRRYEEKDEDLWEIGESESDPEYDSDESMKDPTYSILEETHAKFSNLSIKGKSKARIVKDNDVGSEAEVDGQEVVVPELDEKDRQSFENVQKIIEARQIEKLKVEQCKLYLRKNGLRLTGNKDTLILRIKEHLEILNGGGEKKYPASTFVLNCKGDACTGDVVMFEQHVYEMFDIASRSGKGPPCGTRIVAGRIVKESYGAAKQQHTFTIEVLWSKGEKPLPPLHPLLIKGRNLYRLKTLRQKWEDEGERQKVLMEKHSRGSLARSDREARVQEKEMRKVLKTNRVSRKGGPKKNESQLNSTSVLKSSHQPQQSVSFVNSANLHQPVGISVGSGNMKAGAQQLGLFSHSSKPATQPHQSESTAYSQKPATGPPAISSGFFVDSRKVTFQPQLRRNTTMQDRYFNQASQNLDTSRNPNNIQRVYNRTGEALVNIYDNKSNAHTVQGISFQGHQRQPLASVNHFLPTSPRGQKLMCRHYAQGRCYYGERRKFSHENEVREERWSQQQSYYGERCKFSHENEVREERWSQLQSYYGERCKFSHENEVREERWSQQQSYYGEGCKFSHENEVREERWSPQQSYYGERCKFSHENEVREERWSQQQSYYGERCKFSHENEVREERWSQQQSYYGKRCKFSHENEVREERWPPQQRNFELSWRQRQIFQ comes from the exons ATGGCTGCTCCTGAGCAATCCAAAAATCGTCGATACGAAGAAAAAGATGAAGACTTGTGGGAAATCGGAGAGTCCGAGTCCGACCCAGAATACGATTCGGATGAGTCAATGAAGGACCCGACTTACAGCATTCTCGAAGAAACCCACGCCAAATTCTCAAATCTCTCGATCAAGGGTAAATCAAAGGCTCG AATTGTTAAGGATAATGATGTCGGTAGTGAAGCAGAAGTTGATGGACAGGAGGTGGTTGTGCCTGAGCTGGACGAGAAGGATagacaaagctttgaaaatgtTCAAAAGATTATTGAAG CTAGACAGATTGAGAAACTGAAAGTGGAGCAATGTAAGCTGTACCTTAGGAAGAACGGGTTGAGACTCACCGGAAATAAAGACACGCTTATTCTGCGCATTAAGGAGCATTTAGA GATTTTGAATGGTGGGGGTGAGAAGAAGTACCCGGCATCtacctttgttttgaattgtaAAG GGGATGCATGCACTGGTGATGTCGTCATGTTTGAACAACATGTTTATGAAAT GTTTGACATAGCATCGCGGAGTGGAAAAGGCCCTCCATGTGGAACAAGGATTGTTGCAGGTAGGATTGTGAAAGAAAGCTATGGAGCTGCTAAACAGCAGCACACCTTTACA ATTGAAGTACTCTGGAGCAAAGGGGAGAAACCACTTCCTCCACTCCATCCCCTCCTAATTAAGGGCCGGAACCTGTACCGGTTGAAAACTTTGAGACAG AAATGGGAAGATGAAGGGGAGAGGCAGAAAGTCTTGATGGAAAAGCACTCTAGGGGATCTCTTGCTAGGTCTGACAGGGAAGCACGGGTCCaagagaaggaaatgaggaaAGTGCTCAAGACAAATCG GGTTTCAAGAAAGGGAGGACCGAAAAAGAACGAGTCTCAGTTGAACTCAACCTCGGTGCTGAAATCATCTCATCAACCTCAACAATCTGTTTCATTTGTTAACTCAGCAAACCTACATCAACCAGTTGGTATATCTGTTGGTTCAGGAAACATGAAAGCGGGAGCTCAGCAGTTGGGATTGTTTTCTCATTCATCAAAACCAGCAACTCAACCTCACCAATCAGAATCTACTGCCTATTCACAAAAACCAGCCACAGGACCTCCAGCTATAAGCTCGGGCTTTTTTGTTGATTCCAGAAAAGTGACATTTCAGCCTCAACTGAGAAGGAACACTACAATGCAAGATAGGTATTTCAACCAAGCTTCTCAGAACTTGGATACGAGTAGAAATCCAAACAACATACAAAGAGTGTATAATAGAACCGGAGAGGCTCTGGTTAACATCTATGACAACAAATCCAATGCTCATACTGTCCAAGGAATTTCATTCCAGGGTCATCAAAGACAGCCGTTGGCAAGTGTAAACCACTTCCTTCCCACGAGTCCGCGAGGGCAAAAGCTAATGTGCCGACATTATGCTCAGGGTCGATGTTACTATGGAGAAAGACGCAAGTTTTctcatgaaaatgaagtgaggGAAGAGAGGTGGTCCCAGCAGCAAAGTTACTACGGAGAGAGATGCAAGTTTTctcatgaaaatgaagtgaggGAAGAGAGGTGGTCTCAGCTGCAAAGTTACTACGGAGAGAGATGCAAGTTTTctcatgaaaatgaagtgaggGAAGAGAGGTGGTCTCAGCAGCAAAGTTACTACGGAGAGGGATGCAAGTTTTctcatgaaaatgaagtgaggGAAGAGAGGTGGTCTCCGCAGCAAAGTTACTACGGAGAGAGATGCAAGTTTTctcatgaaaatgaagtgaggGAAGAGAG GTGGTCTCAGCAGCAAAGTTACTACGGAGAGAGATGCAAGTTTTctcatgaaaatgaagtgaggGAAGAGAG GTGGTCTCAGCAGCAAAGTTACTACGGAAAGAGATGCAAGTTTTctcatgaaaatgaagtgaggGAAGAGAGGTGGCCTCCGCAGCAAAGGAATTTTGAGTTATCATGGAGACAGCGGCAAATTTTCCAATGA
- the LOC103443664 gene encoding zinc finger CCCH domain-containing protein 62 isoform X1 — protein MAAPEQSKNRRYEEKDEDLWEIGESESDPEYDSDESMKDPTYSILEETHAKFSNLSIKGKSKARIVKDNDVGSEAEVDGQEVVVPELDEKDRQSFENVQKIIEARQIEKLKVEQCKLYLRKNGLRLTGNKDTLILRIKEHLEILNGGGEKKYPASTFVLNCKGDACTGDVVMFEQHVYEMFDIASRSGKGPPCGTRIVAGRIVKESYGAAKQQHTFTIEVLWSKGEKPLPPLHPLLIKGRNLYRLKTLRQKWEDEGERQKVLMEKHSRGSLARSDREARVQEKEMRKVLKTNRVSRKGGPKKNESQLNSTSVLKSSHQPQQSVSFVNSANLHQPVGISVGSGNMKAGAQQLGLFSHSSKPATQPHQSESTAYSQKPATGPPAISSGFFVDSRKVTFQPQLRRNTTMQDRYFNQASQNLDTSRNPNNIQRVYNRTGEALVNIYDNKSNAHTVQGISFQGHQRQPLASVNHFLPTSPRGQKLMCRHYAQGRCYYGERRKFSHENEVREERWSQQQSYYGERCKFSHENEVREERWSQLQSYYGERCKFSHENEVREERWSQQQSYYGEGCKFSHENEVREERWSPQQSYYGERCKFSHENEVREERWPPQQRNFELSWRQRQIFHENEVREERWSQQQSYYGERCKFSHENEVREERWPPQQRNFELSWRQRQIFHENEVREERWSQQQSYYGKRCKFSHENEVREERWPPQQRNFELSWRQRQIFQ, from the exons ATGGCTGCTCCTGAGCAATCCAAAAATCGTCGATACGAAGAAAAAGATGAAGACTTGTGGGAAATCGGAGAGTCCGAGTCCGACCCAGAATACGATTCGGATGAGTCAATGAAGGACCCGACTTACAGCATTCTCGAAGAAACCCACGCCAAATTCTCAAATCTCTCGATCAAGGGTAAATCAAAGGCTCG AATTGTTAAGGATAATGATGTCGGTAGTGAAGCAGAAGTTGATGGACAGGAGGTGGTTGTGCCTGAGCTGGACGAGAAGGATagacaaagctttgaaaatgtTCAAAAGATTATTGAAG CTAGACAGATTGAGAAACTGAAAGTGGAGCAATGTAAGCTGTACCTTAGGAAGAACGGGTTGAGACTCACCGGAAATAAAGACACGCTTATTCTGCGCATTAAGGAGCATTTAGA GATTTTGAATGGTGGGGGTGAGAAGAAGTACCCGGCATCtacctttgttttgaattgtaAAG GGGATGCATGCACTGGTGATGTCGTCATGTTTGAACAACATGTTTATGAAAT GTTTGACATAGCATCGCGGAGTGGAAAAGGCCCTCCATGTGGAACAAGGATTGTTGCAGGTAGGATTGTGAAAGAAAGCTATGGAGCTGCTAAACAGCAGCACACCTTTACA ATTGAAGTACTCTGGAGCAAAGGGGAGAAACCACTTCCTCCACTCCATCCCCTCCTAATTAAGGGCCGGAACCTGTACCGGTTGAAAACTTTGAGACAG AAATGGGAAGATGAAGGGGAGAGGCAGAAAGTCTTGATGGAAAAGCACTCTAGGGGATCTCTTGCTAGGTCTGACAGGGAAGCACGGGTCCaagagaaggaaatgaggaaAGTGCTCAAGACAAATCG GGTTTCAAGAAAGGGAGGACCGAAAAAGAACGAGTCTCAGTTGAACTCAACCTCGGTGCTGAAATCATCTCATCAACCTCAACAATCTGTTTCATTTGTTAACTCAGCAAACCTACATCAACCAGTTGGTATATCTGTTGGTTCAGGAAACATGAAAGCGGGAGCTCAGCAGTTGGGATTGTTTTCTCATTCATCAAAACCAGCAACTCAACCTCACCAATCAGAATCTACTGCCTATTCACAAAAACCAGCCACAGGACCTCCAGCTATAAGCTCGGGCTTTTTTGTTGATTCCAGAAAAGTGACATTTCAGCCTCAACTGAGAAGGAACACTACAATGCAAGATAGGTATTTCAACCAAGCTTCTCAGAACTTGGATACGAGTAGAAATCCAAACAACATACAAAGAGTGTATAATAGAACCGGAGAGGCTCTGGTTAACATCTATGACAACAAATCCAATGCTCATACTGTCCAAGGAATTTCATTCCAGGGTCATCAAAGACAGCCGTTGGCAAGTGTAAACCACTTCCTTCCCACGAGTCCGCGAGGGCAAAAGCTAATGTGCCGACATTATGCTCAGGGTCGATGTTACTATGGAGAAAGACGCAAGTTTTctcatgaaaatgaagtgaggGAAGAGAGGTGGTCCCAGCAGCAAAGTTACTACGGAGAGAGATGCAAGTTTTctcatgaaaatgaagtgaggGAAGAGAGGTGGTCTCAGCTGCAAAGTTACTACGGAGAGAGATGCAAGTTTTctcatgaaaatgaagtgaggGAAGAGAGGTGGTCTCAGCAGCAAAGTTACTACGGAGAGGGATGCAAGTTTTctcatgaaaatgaagtgaggGAAGAGAGGTGGTCTCCGCAGCAAAGTTACTACGGAGAGAGATGCAAGTTTTctcatgaaaatgaagtgaggGAAGAGAGGTGGCCTCCGCAGCAAAGGAATTTTGAGTTATCATGGAGACAGCGGCAAATTTTccatgaaaatgaagtgaggGAAGAGAGGTGGTCTCAGCAGCAAAGTTACTACGGAGAGAGATGCAAGTTTTctcatgaaaatgaagtgaggGAAGAGAGGTGGCCTCCGCAGCAAAGGAATTTTGAGTTATCATGGAGACAGCGGCAAATTTTccatgaaaatgaagtgaggGAAGAGAGGTGGTCTCAGCAGCAAAGTTACTACGGAAAGAGATGCAAGTTTTctcatgaaaatgaagtgaggGAAGAGAGGTGGCCTCCGCAGCAAAGGAATTTTGAGTTATCATGGAGACAGCGGCAAATTTTCCAATGA
- the LOC103443666 gene encoding 25.3 kDa vesicle transport protein SEC22-1-like, protein MVKLTMIARVTDGLPLAEGLDDGRDVKDSEFYKQQVKALFKNLSTGQNEPSRMSVETGPFVFHYIIEGRVCYLTMCDRAYPKKLAFQYLEDLKNEFERVNGTQIETAARPYAFIKFDTFIQKTKKLYQDTHTQRNIAKLNDELYEVHQIMTRNVQEVLGVGEKLDQVSQMSSRLTSESRIYADKARDLNRQALIRKYAPIAIVLGVVFLLFWVKTKLW, encoded by the exons ATGGTGAAGCTGACAATGATTGCTCGTGTTACTGATGGTCTCCCACTAGCAGAGGGACTGGATGATGGCCGTGATGTTAAAGACTCGGAATTCTACAAACAACAAGTCAAGGCTTTATTCAAGAACTTGTCAACCGGACAAAATGAGCCTTCAAGGATGTCAGTTGAAACTGGACCTTTTGTTTTCCA CTATATCATCGAAGGACGTGTGTGTTACCTGACAATGTGTGACCGTGCCTATCCAAAGAAACTTGCCTTCCAATACCTTGAAGATCTCAAGAATGAGTTTGAGCGTGTTAATGGGACCCAAATTGAAACTGCTGCAAGACCTTATGCATTCATTAAATTTG ATACATTCATacagaaaacaaagaaattgtACCAGGACACTCACACTCAGCGGAATATTGCAAAGTTGAATGATGAGCTGTATGAAGTCCACCAAATAATGACTCGCAATGTTCAGGAAGTGCTTGGTGTTGGTGAAAAGTTGGACC AGGTCAGTCAAATGTCGAGCCGTTTAACATCAGAATCTCGCATATATGCTGATAAAGCAAGAGATTTGAATCGACAG GCTCTGATCCGAAAGTACGCGCCTATTGCCATTGTGCTTGGAGTTGTTTTCCTCCTTTTCTGGGTCAAAACAAAGCTCTGGTGA
- the LOC103443664 gene encoding zinc finger CCCH domain-containing protein 62 isoform X2, translating into MAAPEQSKNRRYEEKDEDLWEIGESESDPEYDSDESMKDPTYSILEETHAKFSNLSIKGKSKARIVKDNDVGSEAEVDGQEVVVPELDEKDRQSFENVQKIIEARQIEKLKVEQCKLYLRKNGLRLTGNKDTLILRIKEHLEILNGGGEKKYPASTFVLNCKGDACTGDVVMFEQHVYEMFDIASRSGKGPPCGTRIVAGRIVKESYGAAKQQHTFTIEVLWSKGEKPLPPLHPLLIKGRNLYRLKTLRQKWEDEGERQKVLMEKHSRGSLARSDREARVQEKEMRKVLKTNRVSRKGGPKKNESQLNSTSVLKSSHQPQQSVSFVNSANLHQPVGISVGSGNMKAGAQQLGLFSHSSKPATQPHQSESTAYSQKPATGPPAISSGFFVDSRKVTFQPQLRRNTTMQDRYFNQASQNLDTSRNPNNIQRVYNRTGEALVNIYDNKSNAHTVQGISFQGHQRQPLASVNHFLPTSPRGQKLMCRHYAQGRCYYGERRKFSHENEVREERWSQQQSYYGERCKFSHENEVREERWSQLQSYYGERCKFSHENEVREERWSQQQSYYGEGCKFSHENEVREERWSPQQSYYGERCKFSHENEVREERWPPQQRNFELSWRQRQIFHENEVREERWSQQQSYYGERCKFSHENEVREERWSQQQSYYGKRCKFSHENEVREERWPPQQRNFELSWRQRQIFQ; encoded by the exons ATGGCTGCTCCTGAGCAATCCAAAAATCGTCGATACGAAGAAAAAGATGAAGACTTGTGGGAAATCGGAGAGTCCGAGTCCGACCCAGAATACGATTCGGATGAGTCAATGAAGGACCCGACTTACAGCATTCTCGAAGAAACCCACGCCAAATTCTCAAATCTCTCGATCAAGGGTAAATCAAAGGCTCG AATTGTTAAGGATAATGATGTCGGTAGTGAAGCAGAAGTTGATGGACAGGAGGTGGTTGTGCCTGAGCTGGACGAGAAGGATagacaaagctttgaaaatgtTCAAAAGATTATTGAAG CTAGACAGATTGAGAAACTGAAAGTGGAGCAATGTAAGCTGTACCTTAGGAAGAACGGGTTGAGACTCACCGGAAATAAAGACACGCTTATTCTGCGCATTAAGGAGCATTTAGA GATTTTGAATGGTGGGGGTGAGAAGAAGTACCCGGCATCtacctttgttttgaattgtaAAG GGGATGCATGCACTGGTGATGTCGTCATGTTTGAACAACATGTTTATGAAAT GTTTGACATAGCATCGCGGAGTGGAAAAGGCCCTCCATGTGGAACAAGGATTGTTGCAGGTAGGATTGTGAAAGAAAGCTATGGAGCTGCTAAACAGCAGCACACCTTTACA ATTGAAGTACTCTGGAGCAAAGGGGAGAAACCACTTCCTCCACTCCATCCCCTCCTAATTAAGGGCCGGAACCTGTACCGGTTGAAAACTTTGAGACAG AAATGGGAAGATGAAGGGGAGAGGCAGAAAGTCTTGATGGAAAAGCACTCTAGGGGATCTCTTGCTAGGTCTGACAGGGAAGCACGGGTCCaagagaaggaaatgaggaaAGTGCTCAAGACAAATCG GGTTTCAAGAAAGGGAGGACCGAAAAAGAACGAGTCTCAGTTGAACTCAACCTCGGTGCTGAAATCATCTCATCAACCTCAACAATCTGTTTCATTTGTTAACTCAGCAAACCTACATCAACCAGTTGGTATATCTGTTGGTTCAGGAAACATGAAAGCGGGAGCTCAGCAGTTGGGATTGTTTTCTCATTCATCAAAACCAGCAACTCAACCTCACCAATCAGAATCTACTGCCTATTCACAAAAACCAGCCACAGGACCTCCAGCTATAAGCTCGGGCTTTTTTGTTGATTCCAGAAAAGTGACATTTCAGCCTCAACTGAGAAGGAACACTACAATGCAAGATAGGTATTTCAACCAAGCTTCTCAGAACTTGGATACGAGTAGAAATCCAAACAACATACAAAGAGTGTATAATAGAACCGGAGAGGCTCTGGTTAACATCTATGACAACAAATCCAATGCTCATACTGTCCAAGGAATTTCATTCCAGGGTCATCAAAGACAGCCGTTGGCAAGTGTAAACCACTTCCTTCCCACGAGTCCGCGAGGGCAAAAGCTAATGTGCCGACATTATGCTCAGGGTCGATGTTACTATGGAGAAAGACGCAAGTTTTctcatgaaaatgaagtgaggGAAGAGAGGTGGTCCCAGCAGCAAAGTTACTACGGAGAGAGATGCAAGTTTTctcatgaaaatgaagtgaggGAAGAGAGGTGGTCTCAGCTGCAAAGTTACTACGGAGAGAGATGCAAGTTTTctcatgaaaatgaagtgaggGAAGAGAGGTGGTCTCAGCAGCAAAGTTACTACGGAGAGGGATGCAAGTTTTctcatgaaaatgaagtgaggGAAGAGAGGTGGTCTCCGCAGCAAAGTTACTACGGAGAGAGATGCAAGTTTTctcatgaaaatgaagtgaggGAAGAGAGGTGGCCTCCGCAGCAAAGGAATTTTGAGTTATCATGGAGACAGCGGCAAATTTTccatgaaaatgaagtgaggGAAGAGAGGTGGTCTCAGCAGCAAAGTTACTACGGAGAGAGATGCAAGTTTTctcatgaaaatgaagtgaggGAAGAGAG GTGGTCTCAGCAGCAAAGTTACTACGGAAAGAGATGCAAGTTTTctcatgaaaatgaagtgaggGAAGAGAGGTGGCCTCCGCAGCAAAGGAATTTTGAGTTATCATGGAGACAGCGGCAAATTTTCCAATGA